In Eupeodes corollae chromosome 3, idEupCoro1.1, whole genome shotgun sequence, a single genomic region encodes these proteins:
- the LOC129949389 gene encoding uncharacterized protein LOC129949389, whose product MTAPSKKFFFSFLLTPDPDNKKTQKYRAAGTTQDKLRFVYAEAAPSSNMDPTSTFIISENNTEHRTTNKEQPPPILSHSLTLLCSGSVSVSVRLVGTLCLCLHCNEILSLQSASGEGEWKENIILKLKEFVCENIN is encoded by the exons ATGACAGCACCTTcgaaaaaattcttcttttcttttcttctcaCTCCAGATCCAGACAACAAGAAGACACAGAAATATAGG gcAGCCGGGACAACACAAGACAAGTTACG ttttgtgTACGCCGAAGCCGCTCCAAGCTCCAACATGGATCCCACTTCGACATTCATAATAAGCGAGAACAACACAGAACACAGAACAACGAACAAGGAACAACCACCACCCATATTGTCACATTCTTTGACATTGCTCTGCTCTGGCTCTGTCTCAGTGTCAGTACGTTTGGTCGGTACTTTATGCCTCTGCCTGCACTGCAATGAGATTCTTTCTCTTCAGTCAGCTTCAGGAGAAGGAGAGTGGAAggaaaatataatattgaaacTGAAGGAGTTTGTGTGTGAAAATATCAATTAG